In Erigeron canadensis isolate Cc75 chromosome 6, C_canadensis_v1, whole genome shotgun sequence, the following are encoded in one genomic region:
- the LOC122602800 gene encoding DNA topoisomerase 3-beta encodes MATKVLMVAEKPSIALSIATALSGGRMSSRRGSTEVHEFDGTFLGYRVQYKVTSVIGHVFSVDFPPKYQDWATTDPLSLFQAPVVKSESNPKAHIRQHLNREARGYGDLVLWLDCDREGENICFEVIECTGFNVGDGRRVHRARFSSVTEKDITHAMKNLVQPNKDESLAVDARQEIDLKVGVAFTRFQTTYFQGKYGNLDSRVISYGPCQTPTLGFCVQRYLQISTFKPEKFWVVFPYIIKNGFELKLEWDRNRLFDHDVAEMFQKLIIEDAVVKVTGISEKQDSKGRPSGLNTVNLLKVASSALGFGPHLAMQLAERLYTQGFISYPRTESTAYPLSFDFKGTLATLASNAVWGSYVQTLLNNGYHKPKSGTDVGDHPPITPMRSANEDMLGGDAWRLYQYICQHFIGTLSPDCKYVRTKVEFSVGGEVFHCVGQHVIVRGFTAIMPWLAVTEKNLPQFTEGEKIGILKVELYEGKTAPPDYLSESELISLMEKHGIGTDASIPVHINNISERNYVKVEAGRRLVPTTLGVSLIRGYQCIDPDLCLPDIRGFIEHQITLVSKGQADHALVVQHVLEQFQQKFNYFTKQIENMDALFEAQFSPLSDTGRALSKCGKCLRYMKYISMLPSRLYCNTCEEVYYVPQKGTIKLYKELTCPLDNFELLLFSMAGPDGKSFPLCPYCYNNPPFEGIDTLFGAFKTGGSGKLGKGVGMPCFLCPHPTCPHSLISQGVCACPECDGTLVLDPVSAPKWRLYCNMCNCLVLLPEGAHRISTTKERCPDCDSTIIEVDFNKKTTPLKDGATLHVGCILCDELLHSLVEMKHGKSFFRRGGGRGRGRGRGRGRGRGRGGRKQDPKMSFRDF; translated from the exons ATGGCGACCAAAGTTCTCATG GTTGCAGAGAAGCCAAGTATCGCTCTGTCAATTGCTACTGCACTCTCTGGTGGCCGA ATGTCATCAAGAAGAGGTAGTACCGAGGTTCATGAGTTTGATGGGACGTTCTTAGGATATCGGGTGCAATATAAAGTGACATCAGTGATTGGTCACGTTTTCAG TGTAGATTTTCCACCGAAGTATCAAGACTGGGCTACTACAGATCCTCTGAGTCTTTTTCAAGCTCCAGTTGTGAAGTCAGAATCTAACCCAAAG GCTCATATTCGTCAACATCTGAACCGGGAAGCTCGTGGTTATGGAGATCTAGTACTGTGGTTGGACTGTGATCGTGAAGGAGAAAATATATGCTTTGAAG TTATCGAGTGCACGGGATTTAATGTTGGTGATGGCCGAAGAGTTCATCGTGCACGGTTTTCTTCTGTGACTGAGAAAGACATTACCCATGCTATGAAAAATCTTGTTCAGCCCAACAAAGATGAGTCATTGGCTGTAGATGCTCGGCAGGAAATTGATCTCAAAGTTGGAGTTGCATTCACACGATTTCAGACTACTTATTTCCAAGGGAAGTATGGAAATCTGGATTCTAGAGTTATCTC ATATGGCCCATGTCAAACTCCTACCCTTGGATTTTGTGTGCAGCGCTACCTTCAAATTAGTACATTCAAGCCAGAAAAGTTTTGGGTTGTGTTTCCGTACATAATTAAAAATGGTTTTGAGTTAAAGCTGGAATGGGATCGTAATAGGTTGTTTGATCATGAT GTAGCGGAGATGTTTCAGAAGTTAATAATTGAAGATGCAGTTGTGAAAGTCACCGGTATTTCAGAAAAACAAGACAGCAAAGGTCGCCCTTCTGGTCTTAATACAGTCAACCTTTTGAAG GTTGCATCAAGTGCACTAGGGTTTGGACCTCACTTGGCAATGCAATTGGCTGAGCGCTTGTATACCCAAGGTTTTATCAG CTATCCTCGGACAGAGAGTACAGCATACcctttatcttttgattttaaagGAACTCTTGCCACATTAGCCAGTAATGCAGTATGGGGTAGTTATGTGCAGACACTTCTTAACAATGGCTATCATAAGCCCAAATCAGGAACCGATGTTGGTGACCACCCACCAATTACCCCTATGCGCTCAGCTAATGAAGATATGCTTGGTGGAGATGCTTGGAGACTCTATCAGTATATCTGTCAGCATTTTATTGGTACCCTTTCCCCTGACTGCAAATATGTGAG GACAAAAGTTGAATTTTCTGTGGGAGGAGAAGTCTTCCATTGTGTTGGGCAGCATGTAATTGTGAGAGGATTTACTGCAATAATGCCATGGTTGGCAGTGACTGAGAAAAATCTGCCCCAGTTTACTGAAGGGGAGAAAATTGGGATTTTGAAAGTTGAGCTATATGAG GGTAAAACTGCTCCTCCAGATTACCTGTCTGAAAGTGAGCTGATTTCACTAATGGAGAAGCATGGGATAGGAACGGATGCATCCATTCCAGTGCATATCAACAACATAAGTGAACGGAATTACGTGAAG GTAGAAGCTGGAAGGAGGTTGGTGCCAACAACATTGGGTGTTAGTCTTATAAGAGGGTATCAGTGTATAGATCCAGATCTTTGTTTGCCTGACATACGTGGTTTTATCGAGCATCAAATCACACTAGTTTCTAAAGGTCAAGCAGATCATGCGCTTGTTGTGCAGCATGTACTTGAACAGTTCCAACAGaagtttaattattttactAAGCAG ATTGAAAATATGGATGCACTGTTTGAAGCACAATTTTCTCCACTTTCAGATACTGGGCGTGCACTTAGTAAATGTGGAAAATGCCTACGCTATATGAAGTACATATCTATGCTTCCATCACGGCTGTACTGTAATACATGCGAAGAAGTCTATTATGTTCCTCAAAAGGGCACAATCAAG CTGTACAAAGAACTCACCTGCCCTCTGGACAATTTTGAGCTATTGCTCTTTTCCATGGCTGGACCAGATGGGAAGTCATTCCCTCTTTGTCCTTATTGCTACAACAATCCTCCATTTGAAGGTATAGACACGTTATTCGGTGCCTTCAAAACCGGCGGTTCGGGCAAGTTAGGAAAGGGAGTTGGCATGCCTTGTTTCCTTTGCCCACACCCTACATGCCCTCATTCATTAATATCTCAAGGTGTGTGTGCATGCCCAGAGTGTGATGGGACCCTCGTCCTGGATCCTGTCAGTGCTCCCAAATGGAGACTTTATTGCAACATGTGCAATTGTCTTGTTTTGCTTCCAGAAGGTGCTCATCGAATAAGCACAACCAAAGAAAGATGTCCTGATTGTGACTCCACTATTATAGAAGTGGACTTTAATAAGAAAACGACGCCATTGAAAGATGGAGCTACTTTACATGTTGGGTGTATTCTTTGTGACGAGTTGCTGCATTCGCTTGTTGAAATGAAACATGGAAAGTCTTTCTTTAGACGTGGTGGAGGGAGAGGAAGAGGCAGGGGAAGAGGTAGAGGTAGAGGGCGGGGACGTGGTGGTAGGAAACAAGATCCCAAAATGAGTTTTAGAGATTTCTGA
- the LOC122602801 gene encoding ras-related protein RABA5c-like: MDYSSSDDEGEEYLFKVVIIGDSAVGKSNLLTRYARNEFNPHSKATIGVEFQTQTMEIDGKEVKAQIWDTAGQERFRAVTSAYYRGAVGALVVYDISRSTTFESVTRWLEELKTHSDTTVARMLVGNKCDLENIRAVSVDDGKNLAEKEGLFFMETSALDSTNVKTAFEMVIREIYNNVSRKVLNSDSYKAELSLNRVTLPNDGSNESKQNQSRSSCCS, from the exons ATGGATTATTCATCATCAGATGATGAAGGAGAAGAATACTTATTCAAAGTCGTAATTATTGGGGATTCGGCCGTTGGGAAATCGAATTTGTTAACTAGATATGCTAGGAATGAATTCAACCCACATTCTAAGGCTACTATTGGAGTTGAATTCCAAACTCAAACCATGGAAATTGATGGCAAAGAAGTTAAGGCTCAAATATGGGATACTGCTGGTCAAGAACGATTTCGGGCTGTTACTTCTGCTTATTATCGTGGTGCTGTTGGTGCTCTTGTTGTTTATGATATATCGCGTAGCACTACTTTTGAAAGTGTTACGCGATGGCTTGAAGAACTTAAAA CTCATTCGGATACAACAGTGGCAAGGATGTTGGTAGGAAACAAATGCGATTTGGAGAATATAAGAGCTGTCAGTGTTGATGATGGCAAGAACCTAGCAGAGAAAGAAGGATTGTTCTTTATGGAAACATCTGCACTAGATTCTACCAACGTTAAAACGGCTTTTGAGATGGTCATTCGGGAGATCTACAACAATGTCAGTCGTAAAGTTTTGAATTCTGATTCGTATAAAGCAGAGTTATCATTGAACAGGGTAACCCTTCCAAATGATGGATCTAATGAATCAAAGCAAAATCAAAGCAGAAGCTCTTGCTGTTCTTAA